The stretch of DNA tggggtgtggggtgtgaggtttgtgtttggggtttgtgtTCGGGCCATGGggtttgtgttcaggctgtggggtttgtgtttgtgtttggggtgtggggtttggggtgtggggtttgtgttcgGGCCGTGCGGTTTGTGTTCGGGCCGTGGggtttgtggtttgtgtttggggtgtggggtttggggtttgtgtttggggtgtggggtttgtgtttggggtttggggtttgtgtTCGGGCCGTGCGGTTTGTGTTCAGGCCGTGGggtttgtggtttgtgtttggggtgtggggtttgtgttcgGGCCGTGGGGTTTGTGTTCGGGCCGTGGGGTTTGTGTTCGGGCcgtggggtttgtgtttggggtgtggggtgtggggtgtggggtttggggtttgtgttcaggctgtggggtttgtgtttgtgtttggggtgtggggtttggggtttgtgtttggggtgtggggtttgtgtgtggggtttgtgttcaGGCCGTGGGGTTTGTGTTCGGGccgtggggtttgtgtgtggggtgtggggtttgtgtgtggggtttgtgtttggggtgtggggttagggtcgtgtgtttggggtgtgggttgtgtgtttggGCCGTGGGatgtggggtttgtgtttggggtgtggggtttgtgtgtggggtttgtgtttggggtgtggggttagggtcgtgtgtttggggtgtgggttgtgtgtttggGCCGTGGGatgtggggtttgtgtttggggtgtggggttagggtcatgtgtttggggtgtgggttgtgtgtttggGCCATGGGGCTTcggtgactctgacctgcaggaaGGCGGGGGTGAGGGAGGCAGTGGGCAGGGAGGGGCTGGACAGGTTCATGGGGCTCAGGTCCGATCCCGTCACCACCAGGGTGGGGGCCAGCTCCAGCCCCTTGGGCTTCTTCGACTTCCCGCTATGGGCGCTTCCTCCGCCACTTTGGGGCAGAGATCTCACCGCCTCGCGCTCTGATGAGGTTGCATTCTGGGATGTAGGAGCCGGCTGCATCTAAGACAGGAAGGGCAGAGGGTTAGATGTGTGAGCTGACCTACTGGGATATTCACGACTTCCCATTTGCATTGCTTGCGCCAGAATCAAACTGATTATGCCaggtaaaaatgtataaaaatacatttttatatgcatgtttagaaaaaaacaaaaacaaacaatgtttGAAGGTGCAAGGACATTCTGTCGGAAtatgcgtggcagatggggagaggtggatccacaggttgatcatttatacgtcacaaAAATACTCATGTTTTATTGTTCAAGAAAGGTTCAGGACCCTCTAGCTTCTAGGTGTTAGAAGGAATATTTAAAGGGGTGATAGGAGGCAATAAATAAGCGATTGGACCGAGCTCCATTTTCTTTCTATGAGAGGCAGGAAGAGAAACTATATCCTCTATATGACCACGTCCTGTTCAGCATCGCTCACCTGCAGAGGTAACTCCGAGGGCTGGGACGAGGTGGACTCCATGTCAATCACCAGCTCCTGGGTGGAGTCAGCGGCCGTGCTGGGAGTGggggagcgggagggggggggcacgggggcAGAGACCCCCCCCCGAGGGAAGCCCCGTGAGGGTCCCTGAGCGGACGGGTCCTCCTGAAAAGCGCAGGAGGCGAGGGGCATGCGGCCCTGCTTCACTGCCCCGTCTTCACGAAGCAGGTGGACCTGCTGTGAACGAGGCTTCACATCAGAGGACTCTCCAGGAACAGTTTCCATAGCGCCCGACGGAGAAGGCGGCGTGGTCTTCTTGGGGGGCGCGCTCCCGAACTTGATGACGGACGGCGACGGTTGACCCTGGTCGACCTTCCTCTCCCCGGGACTCTCCACCTTTATGGGCCTGAAGAGCTGGCCCCCGGcctgcagggaggagagggtgaAGGAGGTGTACAGGCCCGAGTGGAGGTAGTCGTTCCGGCCGGATTGCTTGCCCGAGCTCTGTCCCCCGACGTCCGCCCCAGTGGTCTCACACCCAGCCTGACGCTCCTGCTCCCCCCtctcagagcccagagcccccccggcctccccacccccctcccccatcgcTGCGGTGGAGTCACCACTCAGGATGTCTGGGTAGGACACAAAGCGATACACAAACTTCTGCCCGTTAACCTTCTTGATGATGTTCTGTGGGCGAAACCAAGAGAAACAAACAGTGTTCAATTAGCCTCACAACCACGGCCAAAATACAGTGCAAGTAAACATAAAAACTGGCTCCAAGCCTGAGGAAGGAATACGTCACGTTTCTTGTGACCAATCACTTTTTTCCGACACACATAAATCATATTTATCAGAGCTTCCTTCATGCATTCACGTCTGTAGATTTTAATGTAATGCCTTAATACAATATGCAGCTTCATAACTACACTgtgttccaaattattatgcaaatgatATTTTTCTCTGATATTCCTAAATAGTCGATGCAAATGACAGTCAGCATAATTTTCAAGTCATCAACTGTTAGGGTATAATTCGAATGTTATTGAACAAACCTCCCAATGATAACAgtatttctttcaaaaataaaaaaaacttaaaatgcaCTGTTCCAAATGATTATGCACAACagagtttcaaaacattttataggttgtaaagaactgaaaatggtcatttgttgaatttgcagcattaggaggtcatatttactgaaatcaaaagctatttcaatcaaaaacatcttaacaggtcaagttacattttaacataggACCCCTTATTTGATAGCAGCTTCACAATTCTTGCATCCATTGAACTTGTGAGTTTTTGGAGAGTTTCTGCTTGAATTTCTTTGCAGGATGTCAGAATAGCCTCCCAGAGCTGCTGTTTGGATGTGAACTGCCTCCCACCCTCATAGATATTTTGCTTGAGGATGCTCCAAAGGTTCTCaatagggttgaggtcaggggaggatgggggccACACCATGAGTTTCTCTCCTTTTATGCCCATAGCAGCCAATGAGGTGTTCCTTTCAGCATGAGATGGTGCATTGTCATGCATGAAGAGGATTTTGTTACGGAAAGCACGGTTCTTCTTTTTGTACCATGGAAGAAAGTGGTCAGTCAGAAACTCCATATACTTTTCAGAGGTCATTTTCACACCTTCAGGGACCCTAAAGGGGCCCCATGATTCCGGCACAAAACATGACTCCGCCACCTCCTTGCTGACGTCGCAGCCTTGTTGGGACATGGTGGCCGTCCACCAACCATCCACTACTCCATCCATCTAGACCATCCAGGGTTGCACGGCACTCATCAGTGAACAAGACTGTTTGAAAATTAGTCTATTAGTGTATTTCTGGGCCCACTGCAGCCGTTTCTGCTTGGAGCATTGGTTAGGGGTGGCCGAATAGAAGGTTTATGCATAACTGCAAGCCTACACCTTGATGTTCGCGGGACTCCAGAGGCACCAGCAGCTTCAAATACCTGTTTGCTGCTTTGTAATGGCATTTTAGCAGCCGCTCTTAATCCGATGTTTTTGTCTGGCAGAAACCTTCCTCATTGTGCCTTTATCTGCACGAACCCGTGTGGGCTCTGAATCAGCCACAAATCTCTTAACAGTACGATGATCACGCTTAAGTTTTCGTGAAATATCTAAGGTTTTCATACCTTGTCCAAGGCATTGAACTATTTCACGCTTtttggcagcagagagatccttTTTCTTTCCCATATTGCTTGAAAATGGTGGTCTGCTTAATAATGTGGAACGTCCTTCTTAAgtagtttttcctttaattgggCTCACCTGGCAAACTAATTATCACAGGTGTCTGAGATTGTTTTCAGTGATCCAAAGAGACCTGAGACACAATACCATCCATGagtttaattgaaaaacaaaaaatgtaatctttatgACACTTAAATACAATTTGCATAATTATTTGGAACGCGGTGTATTTGTACTCCACAAGCTAACAGTGCAGCCACATACATAAAATATTGTAGATATCATATCAAAACCAGGCTACTATACTCtataccaggggtcggcaaccctggtcctggagagccgcagggtgtgctggtttttgttttcgccttaataccagcaactgattcatacccaagaaaccaggtgaggcgagttaactgtgtaatccactgctttaatcaatcaattaagtgctgagtaacgacaaaagccagcacaccctgcggctctccaggaccagggttgccgacccctgctctatacTATACTACAATACTATACGATATATTTACAGCAATCCGGATGACAGACCCAGTTTTAGGCCTTTTGGTTTTTCTTGATAATGCTACAGAATTAAAGACCATCCCGccttgtgtgaaaaaaaaagtcaaacattttgtatggaaataaatatttaaatgtgttcaaagaaaaattaaaaatactaGGAAAAAGGATAGGTGGTGAAAATGGAAACTCCCATAAACTCATAAAAGCTTTTTTTGATTAGACAGTTGCTCTCACATTTGAAATTTGCATTTCAACTGATCATTATTACTCGcctatttttttccttttccgcTTCAAATGAATGCACAGATATCACAAGTATGTGGAGTATGTGCTTCTGCCAGCCTTCTTGCCTTCAGATTTCAATGCCAACATCAACTCTGACATCAAAACAGAATCAAACAGTGGCATCTAGATCACCCCAACAATCACCCCTCAAGTCACTGATCTCTCCTGTAGCCATGCTAATAACATAAGTGTTACTTTCCAGTTTATAAACACAATTTTCATGTTCAACAACCCAGTTAAGTAGCAGTTAAGGTCCAAGCGTAGTGTACAACACAAAGATACGTCAACTTCCTTCTCCAGTGAGGAAGCTGCAAAACAAGTATTTCCAGCTCCTGCAAACCTACCATTATGTGTGCTTTTCGCTGGGGCTAAGGAACGCAAAAACCTCCCAGCTCCAAAAGTGAGTCACGTCCAATACCGCATCCTGAACCTGCCCCCAGCActgccccagccctgccccaaaCCTGCCCAAAATATGagacccccccgaccccccccagGAGTGAAGAGGACATACATCCTGATAGTGGGATGCGTTTCTTAAACTTTGGGTCGGTCAGGAGTGTATATGCTGGGTCCTGGAATGCGACGATCTGACAGGTCCCTGGATGGTACTAAATTTCAAATGTGGGTCCCGATATAAcacaacatgacatgaaaatacGTCAAATTGTTATGATGACCAACCAGGGATAATAAAATGGTGATAAGACAATCATGACATTACCTTACAGTGGAGCAAAACCCAACCAATCAGTGTACGTTGGTAAGAACCAAAAGGACAGCTCACCATGTCAAAATAACAGCGCAGGGCACAGCTCACCTTGTCATAATAATAGCGCAGGGCGCGGCTGAGCTTGTCGTAGTTCATGCTGGGCTTGTTCTTGCGGGCTCCCCATAGCCTGGCCACCTCCTCCGCCTGCAGCAGCTTGAACTCCCCGTCGTCGCTGGTCCAGCAGATCAGCCGGTCATGGCTGGGGTCCaggaggagctgcagcaggAACTGCCACAACGTCACCGAGCTGTCCAtgcccctggggggggggaagacgCACCAGGTTCTTATCTGTTCATTTATTGTGGGTGGAGGGTGAGGGGGTTGAAGCCAACTCTCTATAGGTGATCTACGAGTAATAATAAATGATGTATCTACTGCAGCAGGACTGTATGGAGCAGCACTCCATGGGCTCTGACTGACAGGAGCACTCAATAAATAATACAGCATTCAGCAGGTTGTAGATAGAGTATTATATTTACGGTGTGCTTATGAAACTAAtggtgtcatttttattttcttgcagtggtggggggtggggcccATGTGATATATTTTCATCGGGCCCAAAATTACTGGCTGCACCCCTGCGTGGCTTAGCTTGCTGCTGCCCTCGTCTATGGTGACCAACTGTATCACCgcagcactttttttttcttttctttaagtGATTCTCTTCATATGTACTTGCACTGAGGACATAGTTCTTTTAGGGCCCTTCTAGACATCTTTCATTCAGCTGCCACGTCTTTTCAACAGGATAAATAAAAACCTATGTCCATAGAGGATTAAAAACCTCAGGACACAGTCGACACAGTGGCTGCCAAACtctacactgcaaaacaaaatgacttACTGAAGGTTACAAACGTTCAATTCACATAATTTACAGCAGTCAAATTATACCTTGCGCTTGTTCATTGTACTGCACTTGACAGGCATACATTCTGCTGAAGCGCTCAGACCTACGTACCACACCGACATACCACATGTACAAATTCAGCATCTTACTTTTAAGCGAGTAAAAGTTAATAGATGTACTGCAGTGTGTAATTAACATCAGCCCATTTCCTGAGTAACAATTTGCAAAGGTCAAAACCATAGCGATCGCGAATGCACCCCTATTCCATCCAAAaaaaaggatggatggatgaaaaatGAACCACGGTTATCTGACCTTATGAAAAATAACTTGTGTAACAGTAATGTGAAAGTGACAGACCCAAACCCGCCCCCCTTTTTGTCTACGGCTGTGATTCATTCTGAGCAGGGTGCAGGTTTTGTATTAGCACAGCACTACGACCAGCCAGACACTGGCTATTTGGACACATGAACCCCACTTCACCCCAACTGCCCCTGTCAAGGTGTTTCAGAGCCTTTCCAAATTGCAAACCGTAAATTTGGAGACAAATCTCAACTGTTCTGTCCGATAAGAGAATTTAAATGTTCCGGTTCCACAAATGAAATCTGAAGTGGACCCAAGTCATGAAAATTCCTGAACAGGTTACCCGCCCCATGCGTTCCTTCCCTTTTCATTCCACAGTAGACCTTCAGCGTCACTAAGAAACGGTGCTTATTTGTTGTAGTGAAGCCAACCTGACAATTTCAAAGCAGACTTAATCTGCACTGAATCTCACTTCCCTATGAACGATACAGAAATGGTCAGTAAACAGACATTTACAAATAAGCAGAAAACAAACTGCATTGGGCCTTAAATAATAAACAGTGCACAGCACAGCATTTAATGGCCGGATATTTTGGCATTTAACCGGAAATGTGTGTTAAAATTGGTATGCTTTAAGAACAGCCATGGTGTTATATTGGACTTCAGTGTAAACACTGACCCATAGACGCCCCTACTTCCAGTTTGATTGCGGTGTCCACGGTGTGTACAAGTGgcttaaatgaaaataaatctgcGTGACTCATCCCACATCCTGCTGGGATGCTGGGTGCAGCAGCCTACACACAGTCTGACAGGGTATAACACTGTCACCAGTGGGGCAGAACTGTCCATAATGctcaaaatgttaaattataataataataataataataataataataataataataataataatataaaaattataaaaataggATATAGTCCCTCTTGTGAAGACAAAAGAGATTCTTAAGTtaagaaatatacagtatagtgtGTATCACTTGAGTAGGCTTATATAAACAGTCTTTAGTCATCTTTGAGCTGTTCATATACCATGTGAACTCAAAGAGCTGAATCTGTATTCTGAATTTGTTGTAGGTGTAGAGCCAAATTTGTGCTGGCCAAGGGCTTCCCAGCAAGTCATGTGAAACACAGCAGTTCAGAAACAGTAGTTAtttatcagaaaataaaaataaagaatattttaAATGCGTTTCAAACTGATGTTATTTAGATGTACATGATAGCAGGTAAAACAAATCTGAAGAGCCACTCTATAAACAATTCAACTAAGCTCAGAAGTGACCTTCCTCCACATATGTCCTGAGTTGAAGGCAGCGAGTGAGACTTATTTTTCTAACAGTAACAATAGAGCAAAGGCCTACATGACAGCTTAATATATACTTTAtagatgcgttgtgtgttcagagatgctcttctgcataccactgctgtaatgcgtggttatttgcattacggtgaccttcctgttagcttcgacagttgaatctcttgaccacgcctgcatgcttttatgctttatatttagttgctgccacgccacatgattggctgattaaatatttacattaaaaagctggtgtacaggtctacctaataaataaCTCAATGAGTGTATTTATCTACGTGACGTGATAATCTTATGTGACGTTTTCATTGAGTTTTGGAACACGCAACAAAAATAAACCTGCTAAGTTCCAATACGACCTAAAGAAACTGAGGGCTAGACGTGCTATTATTAtaacacattttactgtgacTCAAAATTCATTATGACGTCCACAGAATCAGGAATTCATGTCTGGCTGTTATCCATCTTACCAATGGCCGCAATATTTCAGTAACCATTCATATCACTGGTCGTTTTGTTAAACGTAGTACTAAAATCAGCAGCTACCTcttcataaaacacacacagtagttATGTAGTTGAACGTTGTCCGAATCCTGAAACAGCCACCTGTCACAGAACTGCATTGTTTATCATTAGCCTACCTGCACTAACGTGACATGGAAATGGCCCACGAAGGTTGCGAATGAAACCGAATTGCACATTCATATTTGCAAGCTGTTTTAATAAACACTTTGCCACACAGCATTATTGCAACTGTCTGGACGCTTgatccactctgcctggaaccCATGCTAAGGAAGGCTGACATAATGCTATATTATTTGCTTTCGAAAAACAGATAGATAAGATTATATCCACTTCTGTAAGGTTCTCTGGGGATAAGCGTAAGTGATTGCgatgaaaatgtaaacagcGCGCGCACACGTCGAGGGGCTATACTCACCACTCCAACCTAGCCAAGATCCTTACTGAATATGGAATCCAGAGTTTCACTGCATAAATAAAAAGTCATGCTAAATTAACCGCGCAAAGCAATGGTGCAGACGAAATGAACACTTAAAATTGACACTGACAGCTAAAAATTAAAACGTTTTGTATTGTCCTGTTAGGACAGGGAAAACTGACACTTCAAGTGCAGGAAATTAAGGCCATATTGAGATCACTTCCTTTTTGTTTTCGTTTCGGATtttgtagctaacgttagctggctgGCTAACTAGTTCCCGCTATAGCCATTCCAGGTCGAAAAAAACCAAATTCTCGAGTCGCCAATTGGCAGACCTGCCCAGACGACTACGTTTTAAAACCCGAATATTTTATATGGTTAGCTGAAGTTACAATTGGTTGCGACAAGATTGCAAAAATAATCACTCATTCTAAATAGTTATTCACAAAATGACACTAAACTAACTAGCTGCACGCTGATTAACACGGAGCTTTGTAAGCATGCGCGTGCGTGGGAGGCGTTTTCTTcatgaaaactgaaaaacaagctAACTTAGCTGCGTTAGCTATGTTGATTCATTAGCTCGCTAGATTAATTATCGTCTGAGGCAAAAACCACGAGGTATGTTTGCATTAATAACCGagtcaatatttaatatttcatccGTTGTCCGTTTTGTTATACaactttttcatttcattctatCAGAGAGCTGTTCAATTTCCGTAGCCATGGTCTCCCCGGTCCTAAGCTCTGACATATTCTGCAGTGTTGTTACTGTAAAATGCATGAATCCCGGATAGGCCTATCAGATTGGAtactcattcattttcatttaattggtTAAGGTTTAGATTAAGTTAAGATCACGCGTAACGTTTCATGTCAATGCGCAAATATGTTGTCACGCGTGATGAGGTTATCCAGAAATTTAGCTGAAATATGAGAGCAAGTATTTGGGTTACTTAAATAATCGAGAAGTTGACATGAATAGGCTACGGCCATGCTTGAATACATCTGCAGTCAATTTGGTTTGCCCACATATagaataaaatgtatagtaaaATTAGCTAGATCTTATTTTCTTAAATCATCTTATGCAATTGACTTGGTTTCTGTACCCTGCAATGACCGATCTTAATGTCAAACTGGAAAGAATACTCAGCTCCTATAATAGATTTTTGAAGGAAATAATTCTGCTGACACGAAGTGTACACTTTTTCCAACAGATGGCGCTATTTGCATAAACGTGTAATGATGCAAACTTAGGTGGTACTATAGTATGAGTATGAGTTCAAAGTAAAATTAAAACATACGTAAACATTCAAAAGCGGTTAAAttacattgttgttgtttttttgtattcacCATACAATCATTAACCAGTTCAccaaaccaggtgaggtgagttgtGTCGAGCTGTTTTCTGTGGTACTGTAGATTATACATTCTGGGTAATAGCACatgcaaaatgaatgaatggaatataATATAGAGAATCGACACGTGATTAGTATGATGAGGATGACGAAACAGGGACGCACTTCTGAATCATGGCATGCACACTGTCCTGCGCAAACAGGCCATTTAGTCAGTTCTTGTCACCTGAACCGTACGTATATTTTAGAG from Conger conger chromosome 14, fConCon1.1, whole genome shotgun sequence encodes:
- the elk4 gene encoding ETS domain-containing protein Elk-4, which encodes MDSSVTLWQFLLQLLLDPSHDRLICWTSDDGEFKLLQAEEVARLWGARKNKPSMNYDKLSRALRYYYDKNIIKKVNGQKFVYRFVSYPDILSGDSTAAMGEGGGEAGGALGSERGEQERQAGCETTGADVGGQSSGKQSGRNDYLHSGLYTSFTLSSLQAGGQLFRPIKVESPGERKVDQGQPSPSVIKFGSAPPKKTTPPSPSGAMETVPGESSDVKPRSQQVHLLREDGAVKQGRMPLASCAFQEDPSAQGPSRGFPRGGVSAPVPPPSRSPTPSTAADSTQELVIDMESTSSQPSELPLQMQPAPTSQNATSSEREAVRSLPQSGGGSAHSGKSKKPKGLELAPTLVVTGSDLSPMNLSSPSLPTASLTPAFLQTPTLLLTPSPLLSNIHFWSTLSPVAPLSPARRQGTHTLFQFPSVLNPQFQFPVHSLDSCSTPGPLSPDPQKT